Proteins from a genomic interval of Alteromonas macleodii ATCC 27126:
- a CDS encoding alpha/beta hydrolase fold domain-containing protein yields the protein MSKPNEPKTQTVSDALKHAIEKFPTTPIAEVKATVPQDAASWRELVQQRNAQQKKKVKNMRKQLDVSVELLEIAGVTVRKLTPKEVSPHFENHVYIDVHGGAYVFFGGLPSIEEGLLIASRLGITVLSVDYAMPPNAPAPAALCDLKAVYLALLDSVESRRILVGGTSAGAGLVLALIQSLAAESISLPCAIYTGTPWVDLTQAGDSRQVNEGADRVLVTYEGLLQSAAALYAGTIDLSHPSVSPIYGDFTSFPPVFIVAGTRDLFLSDAVRLHRKIRDFNGTSQLEIVEGLSHAEYLIAHETPESYMTYDELRAFFLQNL from the coding sequence ATGTCAAAACCTAACGAACCAAAAACACAGACCGTTAGTGATGCTCTTAAGCATGCTATCGAAAAATTTCCGACGACACCTATCGCAGAGGTTAAGGCAACGGTACCTCAAGATGCTGCTAGTTGGCGGGAACTCGTGCAGCAACGAAATGCGCAGCAAAAGAAAAAAGTAAAGAACATGCGCAAGCAATTAGATGTCAGTGTGGAATTACTGGAAATAGCAGGCGTAACAGTTCGTAAGCTCACGCCGAAAGAGGTGTCACCGCATTTTGAAAACCATGTTTATATAGACGTGCATGGGGGCGCCTATGTATTTTTTGGCGGCTTGCCGAGTATTGAAGAAGGGTTATTGATTGCATCACGGTTAGGAATAACCGTATTGAGTGTAGATTACGCTATGCCGCCAAATGCCCCAGCACCTGCCGCGCTTTGTGATTTAAAAGCTGTATACCTAGCGCTTTTAGATAGCGTTGAGAGTCGTCGCATCCTCGTTGGAGGGACATCTGCAGGCGCAGGGCTGGTTCTTGCGCTTATACAATCACTGGCCGCCGAGAGTATAAGCCTTCCTTGCGCTATCTATACAGGCACACCATGGGTAGATTTAACGCAGGCAGGGGATAGTCGACAAGTTAATGAAGGTGCTGATCGTGTGCTGGTTACCTACGAAGGACTACTACAATCTGCGGCAGCGCTTTACGCTGGAACTATCGACTTATCACACCCTAGTGTTTCGCCTATTTATGGTGACTTTACTTCGTTTCCGCCTGTTTTCATCGTGGCAGGAACACGCGATCTATTTTTAAGCGATGCAGTCCGTCTGCATAGAAAAATTCGCGATTTCAACGGTACGAGTCAACTTGAGATTGTGGAGGGACTGTCTCATGCGGAATACCTCATTGCCCATGAAACTCCAGAGTCTTATATGACTTATGATGAACTAAGGGCATTTTTCTTACAGAATCTCTAG
- the rpsG gene encoding 30S ribosomal protein S7, whose translation MPRRRVVGQRKILPEPKFGSQLLAKFMNVVMLDGKKSVAEKIVYGALDIVAEKTGKAHLDIFEEALDNIRPTVEVKSRRVGGSTYQVPVEVRPVRRNALGMRWMVEAARKRGEKSMAQRLAAEMLDAADNKGSAVKKREDVHRMAEANKAFAHYRW comes from the coding sequence ATGCCAAGAAGAAGAGTCGTAGGTCAACGTAAAATCCTACCAGAGCCAAAATTTGGTTCACAACTGCTTGCGAAATTCATGAATGTCGTAATGCTCGACGGCAAAAAGTCAGTCGCTGAAAAAATCGTTTACGGTGCGCTTGATATTGTTGCTGAAAAAACCGGCAAAGCACACCTAGATATCTTCGAGGAAGCGCTTGATAACATCCGCCCAACAGTAGAGGTTAAGTCTCGTCGTGTTGGTGGTTCAACTTATCAGGTTCCAGTTGAAGTACGTCCAGTTCGTCGTAACGCGCTAGGTATGCGTTGGATGGTTGAAGCTGCACGTAAACGTGGCGAAAAGTCTATGGCACAACGCCTAGCGGCTGAAATGCTAGACGCAGCAGATAATAAAGGTTCAGCGGTTAAGAAACGTGAAGACGTTCACCGTATGGCCGAAGCAAACAAAGCGTTTGCTCACTACCGTTGGTAA
- a CDS encoding TraB/GumN family protein, with protein sequence MKRIPLRKWAMAASFAISATAFAGNVEHDQTSVWKVSKGDVAVYVGGTIHILPISEFPLPATFTETYEKSDTLVFEVKMPAPTDIEGQQKMMAGLAYKDGKSLKDDVSEETYQALNVYLANFGATADQLAQFKPGMVASMLVAMEAQRSQLAGQGVDAYFMQLAARDGKASEYLESLDFQISMLANMGAGEEDRLISETLETLPELKDMLKSTIKAWREGNTQKIDELVVDTFKRESPASYDDVFTKRNQNWLPQIEAMFGDDDQEFVLVGAGHLVGDDSVIALLKAKGYKVEQM encoded by the coding sequence ATGAAAAGAATACCCCTTCGTAAATGGGCAATGGCGGCAAGTTTCGCTATTTCGGCAACAGCCTTTGCAGGAAATGTAGAGCACGACCAGACCTCGGTTTGGAAAGTGTCGAAAGGCGATGTTGCGGTTTATGTAGGTGGTACAATACATATTCTGCCAATCTCTGAATTTCCATTGCCCGCTACTTTCACTGAAACCTATGAAAAAAGTGACACTTTAGTTTTTGAAGTAAAAATGCCTGCCCCAACGGATATTGAAGGTCAGCAAAAAATGATGGCTGGGCTTGCTTACAAAGACGGTAAGTCGCTTAAAGATGATGTATCAGAAGAGACCTATCAGGCTCTCAATGTTTATTTAGCCAACTTTGGCGCAACAGCCGATCAGTTAGCGCAGTTTAAGCCAGGCATGGTTGCATCAATGCTGGTAGCTATGGAAGCACAACGCTCTCAGTTAGCTGGACAAGGTGTAGATGCCTACTTCATGCAGTTAGCTGCTCGCGACGGAAAAGCCAGTGAATATCTGGAATCGTTAGATTTTCAAATCAGTATGCTTGCCAATATGGGAGCCGGTGAAGAAGACCGCCTCATTTCTGAAACTTTGGAAACGCTACCAGAGCTAAAAGACATGCTTAAAAGCACCATAAAAGCATGGAGAGAAGGGAATACTCAGAAAATCGATGAACTGGTGGTAGACACATTCAAACGTGAATCTCCCGCTTCGTACGACGATGTTTTTACTAAGCGCAACCAAAACTGGCTACCTCAAATCGAAGCCATGTTTGGCGATGATGACCAAGAATTTGTCTTAGTCGGTGCTGGCCACCTAGTTGGCGATGACAGTGTTATCGCCTTATTAAAAGCGAAAGGCTACAAAGTCGAGCAAATGTAA
- a CDS encoding TonB-dependent receptor encodes MKKMNTKKSALALTVTAAIPFGTALAQQENTAVQELETTKVQATEEAGYKVDETSSVKLTQPIANTPRSINVISERLLEDQGITNLNDALRNVAGVSTFGGGEGGGGVVSASDKVTIRGFDARSNIYVDGIRDIAGYSRDTFNYEAVEVIKGGSGSLDGRSTGGGSVNLATKRARLEDFGAVSGRYDSFENARVTLDYNKKLSENVAGRLNLLYSDGGDFFDNGVEEYQTTGVAGSLLYKVNEATDINLDVFVMEQDNVPVLGLPFLTSAAAEATGQPEGPIDSGLWDEYYSVPGRDFEEVSTQMYTLVINHKVNDVVTLRSQTRFGSNEKESVIGRPWWNSGEEANLLNAERLQALDEETDLFVSQLDAILSLESGALKHRVVLGAEVAEEERTSFGVTANYTYVDGQGNVLEAPTINPFDLQNNVFVTGGTTHSGNDTSGDASTVALYLLDTIKVGEHLQVDINARYDDFDISGSACGRRSGCFDGLDAQDSYFSYGAAVSYMPTENGNIYLSHSNSKQPPGVALALSTNAAQNAVRPENAVTTELGVKWQFFNDQLLVSGAVFETTKDVVDSQNIEDGVTVYSLAGEQESIGYEVSVTGMLTDSLSISANYASLDTEVTQDTTADSIGNGLQASPDDTANIWVNYAAMDNKLNVGGGIYYNSGETYWRRNTAYFTVDSYTTLFLMASYQVTEDLKLQLNVDNLTDEEYVVDYSAKGHFRPGNPRSVAVFANYTF; translated from the coding sequence ATGAAGAAAATGAATACAAAAAAAAGCGCACTAGCGCTGACAGTCACCGCAGCAATACCATTTGGAACCGCACTCGCTCAACAAGAGAATACCGCAGTTCAAGAGTTAGAAACCACTAAGGTTCAAGCTACCGAAGAAGCGGGTTATAAAGTTGACGAAACCTCTTCAGTAAAGCTAACGCAACCCATCGCGAATACCCCTCGTTCGATCAACGTGATTTCAGAACGCCTTCTTGAAGATCAGGGGATTACCAACTTAAACGATGCGCTTCGAAACGTTGCAGGCGTATCAACGTTTGGTGGTGGTGAAGGTGGTGGCGGTGTCGTGTCTGCCAGCGACAAGGTCACCATTCGTGGTTTTGATGCACGCTCAAATATCTATGTAGACGGTATTCGCGATATAGCTGGTTACAGCCGCGATACTTTCAACTACGAAGCTGTAGAAGTTATCAAGGGCGGAAGCGGCTCGTTAGACGGTCGCTCTACCGGTGGTGGTAGCGTTAACCTGGCAACTAAACGTGCGCGACTTGAAGATTTTGGTGCAGTGTCAGGTCGCTATGACTCTTTCGAAAACGCACGTGTAACACTGGATTACAATAAGAAGCTTTCTGAGAATGTTGCGGGCCGTTTAAACCTGTTATACAGCGATGGCGGTGACTTCTTTGACAATGGCGTTGAGGAATACCAAACCACTGGTGTGGCGGGCTCATTACTTTATAAAGTGAATGAAGCAACAGACATAAACCTTGATGTATTTGTGATGGAGCAGGATAACGTTCCGGTGCTTGGTCTTCCCTTCCTAACTTCAGCGGCTGCAGAAGCTACAGGTCAGCCCGAAGGACCGATAGATTCGGGTTTATGGGACGAATATTACAGTGTGCCGGGCCGCGACTTCGAAGAAGTGTCGACACAAATGTACACCTTAGTTATCAATCACAAAGTAAACGACGTGGTAACGCTTCGTAGCCAAACCCGTTTTGGTAGCAACGAAAAAGAGTCAGTAATTGGTCGTCCGTGGTGGAATTCAGGTGAAGAAGCTAACCTATTGAATGCTGAGCGCTTGCAAGCATTGGACGAAGAGACTGATTTATTTGTATCACAACTAGACGCAATTCTTTCGCTTGAATCTGGGGCTTTGAAGCATCGAGTTGTGCTGGGTGCAGAAGTAGCAGAAGAAGAGCGTACCAGTTTTGGTGTGACAGCAAATTACACCTATGTCGATGGGCAAGGCAATGTGTTGGAAGCTCCCACCATTAACCCTTTCGACTTGCAAAACAACGTGTTTGTAACAGGTGGTACAACGCATAGCGGCAATGACACTTCGGGTGATGCGAGCACGGTAGCCTTATATCTTCTAGATACCATCAAAGTCGGTGAGCACCTTCAAGTAGACATAAACGCGCGTTATGACGATTTTGATATCTCCGGTTCTGCGTGTGGTCGACGTAGCGGTTGTTTCGATGGGCTCGACGCTCAAGACAGCTACTTTAGCTACGGTGCAGCGGTGAGCTATATGCCTACAGAGAACGGTAATATTTACCTAAGTCACAGTAATTCTAAGCAGCCGCCCGGCGTAGCGTTAGCGCTATCAACCAACGCCGCGCAAAATGCGGTAAGGCCTGAAAATGCAGTAACCACTGAACTTGGTGTGAAATGGCAGTTCTTTAACGACCAGCTACTTGTTAGCGGTGCTGTGTTTGAAACTACGAAAGACGTGGTCGATTCACAAAATATTGAGGACGGTGTCACAGTGTATTCGCTAGCGGGTGAGCAAGAGTCTATAGGCTATGAAGTCAGCGTTACAGGTATGCTTACTGATTCACTGTCAATCTCTGCAAACTATGCGAGTTTAGATACTGAAGTTACCCAGGACACGACAGCGGATTCTATCGGTAACGGTCTACAAGCGTCGCCAGATGATACGGCTAACATTTGGGTTAACTATGCTGCAATGGATAACAAACTGAATGTGGGCGGTGGTATCTATTACAACTCTGGTGAAACCTACTGGCGCAGAAATACGGCTTATTTCACGGTTGATTCTTACACTACGCTTTTCCTAATGGCATCTTATCAAGTGACAGAGGATCTAAAGCTTCAGTTAAACGTTGATAACTTAACAGATGAAGAGTACGTGGTAGATTACAGCGCTAAAGGGCACTTCCGTCCAGGGAACCCTCGAAGTGTAGCTGTCTTTGCTAACTATACTTTCTAA
- a CDS encoding FepA family TonB-dependent siderophore receptor translates to MPVNGKRIILLGTLFPMLSAGVLAQSEEIETLDTTVVQSASEELKQAQGVSIITEEDFKRRPVTNDIAEIVRTMPGINLTGNSSSGQYGNKRQIDIRGMGPENTLILIDGKPVLSRNSVKMGRSGERNTQGDSNWVPAEAIESIEVIRGPAAARYGSGASGGVINIITKSPDEASTSITAQTELSSNKYEGDNRRFNLVTSAPLSERFSHRTIVNYNEQDADDPRVNLDATDVTTGRGGTAKAVGAGREGVENIDVRTLVRFDQDDINRWDFEAAYSRQGNRYAGDNAFQGVSYPVDENGNVIIPEPEDLAETDPQSLIGEETLVMHRRTFGVTHNGEYDFGDSFSYIQYESTSNSRLGEGSAGGGEGRINSLEMTTIKLENITAKTEWNVPLTLGGFNQTATFGAEYRKETLDDSVSNQLSLNVVDDGTIPGVETDPENRPSETDATLVGVYVEDNIMLTDSITLTPGLRFDDHSKAGTNLSPSLNASWQASPNIVVQGGISRAFKAPNLYQLNPNYVYYTRGNGCPVDFSNLGGGCHILGNPDLEHETSVNKEIGVNYTNEEGLNAGITYFHNDYKDKIGTGNVPPEYVLPGEEGGEANVQVFQWFNVPEAVISGLEGNLLFPVTSTIEWSTNFTVMLESEDKSTGQPLSIVPDYTVNSLISWQATDALELVLSAQHYGETESPTASVNSGAVIEADDREAYTITNINAIYAFDENLSFNVSVKNLFNESVKREGTQASNAGANTFNEPERSFLLSATYQF, encoded by the coding sequence ATGCCTGTAAATGGTAAGCGCATTATTTTGTTAGGAACCCTGTTTCCCATGTTGTCAGCGGGTGTGCTGGCGCAAAGCGAAGAGATAGAAACGCTCGACACCACCGTTGTGCAATCTGCGTCTGAAGAGCTGAAGCAAGCCCAAGGCGTGTCTATCATTACGGAAGAAGATTTCAAACGTCGTCCTGTCACTAACGATATCGCTGAAATTGTAAGAACCATGCCGGGTATCAACCTTACAGGTAACTCAAGCTCAGGACAGTATGGCAACAAACGTCAAATCGACATTCGCGGAATGGGTCCAGAAAATACGCTTATTTTAATTGACGGCAAGCCAGTGTTGTCGCGTAACTCTGTAAAAATGGGCCGTTCAGGCGAGCGAAACACACAGGGCGACAGCAACTGGGTTCCAGCTGAAGCGATTGAGAGCATTGAAGTTATTCGTGGTCCAGCAGCGGCTCGCTATGGCTCTGGCGCATCAGGTGGTGTTATCAATATTATCACTAAGTCTCCTGATGAAGCTTCTACCTCTATCACCGCTCAGACCGAGCTTTCTTCAAATAAATACGAAGGCGACAACCGTCGTTTTAACCTAGTAACAAGTGCGCCTTTATCTGAGCGCTTCTCTCACCGCACTATTGTTAACTACAACGAACAGGACGCTGACGACCCACGCGTAAATTTAGACGCAACAGACGTAACAACGGGCCGCGGCGGTACAGCAAAAGCGGTAGGTGCAGGACGTGAAGGTGTTGAAAACATCGACGTGCGTACTCTTGTTCGCTTCGACCAAGATGATATTAATCGCTGGGACTTTGAAGCAGCCTATAGCCGCCAAGGCAACCGCTATGCCGGTGACAATGCATTTCAAGGCGTAAGCTACCCCGTTGATGAAAATGGCAACGTCATCATACCTGAACCTGAAGACCTGGCAGAAACCGATCCTCAGAGCTTAATTGGTGAAGAAACACTAGTAATGCACCGTCGTACGTTCGGCGTAACACACAATGGTGAGTATGACTTCGGCGATTCATTTAGCTATATCCAATACGAAAGCACGTCTAACAGCCGTTTAGGTGAAGGCTCTGCAGGTGGTGGTGAAGGTCGCATTAATAGCCTTGAGATGACCACCATCAAATTAGAGAACATTACGGCAAAGACCGAGTGGAATGTGCCTTTAACGTTAGGCGGCTTCAATCAAACCGCAACGTTTGGTGCGGAATACCGCAAAGAGACCCTAGACGATTCAGTTAGCAATCAGCTTTCTCTGAATGTGGTTGATGACGGCACTATTCCTGGTGTAGAGACTGACCCAGAAAATCGTCCATCTGAAACCGACGCCACGCTTGTAGGTGTGTATGTTGAAGACAACATCATGCTAACTGATTCAATCACGCTTACGCCTGGACTGCGTTTTGATGATCACAGCAAAGCGGGTACAAACCTTAGCCCGAGCTTGAATGCATCATGGCAGGCATCGCCTAATATTGTGGTTCAAGGTGGTATTAGCCGTGCTTTTAAAGCTCCAAATCTCTACCAATTAAACCCTAACTACGTGTACTACACCCGAGGTAATGGTTGCCCAGTTGACTTCTCTAACCTAGGTGGCGGGTGTCACATTCTAGGAAACCCTGACCTAGAGCACGAAACCTCAGTAAACAAAGAAATTGGTGTTAACTACACCAACGAAGAGGGTTTGAACGCGGGTATTACTTACTTCCACAACGACTATAAAGACAAAATTGGCACCGGTAATGTACCGCCAGAGTATGTGTTACCTGGCGAAGAAGGTGGCGAGGCAAACGTTCAGGTATTCCAGTGGTTTAACGTTCCTGAAGCGGTTATTTCTGGCCTTGAAGGTAACTTGTTGTTCCCTGTAACCAGCACTATTGAGTGGTCGACCAACTTTACCGTGATGCTTGAGTCAGAAGATAAATCTACTGGCCAGCCATTATCTATCGTTCCTGACTACACAGTGAACTCGCTAATAAGCTGGCAAGCAACCGATGCACTTGAGCTTGTGCTTAGCGCTCAACACTACGGTGAGACAGAAAGCCCTACGGCCAGCGTTAATTCGGGCGCCGTTATCGAAGCTGATGATCGCGAAGCCTATACCATCACCAACATTAACGCCATTTACGCGTTCGACGAAAACTTAAGCTTCAACGTGTCGGTTAAGAACTTGTTTAACGAAAGCGTTAAGCGTGAAGGTACACAAGCATCTAACGCAGGGGCGAATACTTTCAATGAACCAGAAAGAAGCTTCTTGTTGTCTGCTACTTACCAGTTCTAA
- a CDS encoding alpha-hydroxy acid oxidase: MLKTPLNTIPKTLAALSDYENLARERLTPQSWAYIAGGSADELSMRRNREKLDDLCLLPRALKDVKLGGTKTTLLGQQFEHPIISGPVAYQALAHPDGEIATAMATQAQGGLWVMSTLASRSFEDISNQVESPRWFQLYVQPTRSQTLELIQKAEHFQFSALVITIDAPINGLRNREQRAEFSLPPNVRAVNIDTPPPLAPPGEGKSVVFQGLMAQAPTWDDIAFIQQHTSLPIVLKGILNPLDAQKAAELGVAGIVVSNHGGRALDSVPSPVEMLPIIRQTVGDEMMVLADSGVRRGADVVKLMALGANAVLIGRPLMYGLATAGALGVAHTIRLLRDELEMTMALCGVGSIEEINKHCLWPTA; this comes from the coding sequence ATGCTTAAAACACCGCTAAATACAATTCCTAAAACCCTTGCAGCACTGTCTGATTACGAGAACCTGGCTCGGGAGCGACTAACTCCACAATCGTGGGCGTATATTGCCGGTGGCTCTGCAGATGAATTGTCGATGCGAAGAAATCGAGAAAAACTAGACGACCTGTGTTTACTTCCCCGCGCTTTGAAAGATGTCAAACTGGGGGGAACTAAAACCACCTTGTTAGGGCAGCAGTTTGAACACCCTATAATTTCAGGGCCTGTTGCTTATCAAGCGTTAGCGCATCCCGATGGTGAGATTGCGACGGCGATGGCAACACAAGCTCAAGGCGGCTTGTGGGTAATGAGCACGTTAGCCAGTCGCTCCTTTGAAGATATATCTAATCAGGTGGAAAGCCCCCGCTGGTTTCAACTCTATGTTCAACCTACCCGTTCACAAACTCTAGAACTCATACAAAAAGCAGAGCACTTTCAGTTTTCAGCATTGGTAATCACCATCGATGCGCCAATTAACGGCTTGCGAAACCGTGAGCAGAGAGCTGAATTTTCGCTCCCTCCAAATGTGCGCGCGGTCAATATAGATACGCCTCCTCCCTTAGCACCCCCTGGAGAAGGCAAGAGCGTGGTATTTCAAGGGCTTATGGCACAGGCTCCTACATGGGACGATATTGCTTTTATCCAGCAACACACGTCATTGCCCATTGTGTTGAAAGGTATTCTTAATCCACTGGACGCTCAAAAAGCAGCGGAACTTGGCGTAGCGGGTATTGTAGTGTCGAATCACGGCGGCCGTGCTTTGGACAGCGTGCCTTCACCGGTAGAAATGCTTCCTATTATTCGCCAAACGGTTGGTGATGAAATGATGGTACTGGCCGACAGCGGTGTGCGCAGAGGCGCTGATGTGGTAAAGCTCATGGCACTGGGTGCTAACGCCGTGCTTATTGGTCGGCCTCTGATGTACGGATTAGCCACGGCGGGGGCATTAGGTGTTGCTCACACTATTCGATTGTTGAGAGACGAGCTTGAAATGACAATGGCGCTTTGCGGCGTAGGCTCCATAGAAGAAATAAATAAGCACTGTTTATGGCCCACAGCTTAG
- the fusA gene encoding elongation factor G, whose protein sequence is MPRKTSIERYRNIGIVAHVDAGKTTTTERVLFYTGLSHKIGEVHDGAATMDWMEQEQERGITITSAATTCFWSGMEQQFDQHRINIIDTPGHVDFTIEVERSLRVLDGAVVVFCGSSGVEPQSETVWRQADKYQVPRLVFVNKMDRAGADFERVVGQIRKRLGANCVPIQINMGAEENFHGVIDLVKMKAINWNEEDMGMTFTYEDIPAEYLDTAEQYRTEMIEAAAEASDELMNKYLEGEELSEEEIRSGLRQRTLNNEIVLATCGSAFKNKGVQAVLDSVIHYLPSPTEVKAITGVLDDKDETEAERHSSDDEPFSALAFKIATDPFVGTLTFFRCYSGVVNTGDTVYNPVKGKRERFGRIVQMHAKDREEIKEVRAGDIAAAIGLKDVTTGDTLCDPNHVITLERMEFPEPVISIAVEPKSQADQEKMGIALSKLAAEDPSFKVKTDDETGQTIISGMGELHLDIIVDRMKREFKVECNVGNPQVAYRETLRKSVEVEGKFVRQSGGRGQFGHVWLRIEPQEEGSGYEFVNEIVGGVVPKEFIPAVDKGIQEQMRSGVLAGYPVLDVKVTLFDGSYHDVDSSEMAFKIAGSMGFKKGAAEANPVLLEPTMKVEVTTPEDWMGDVVGDINRRRGMIEGMEDGVAGVKIIRAKVPLSEMFGYATDLRSQTQGRASYSMEFFNYSEAPNNVAQAIIESRI, encoded by the coding sequence ATGCCTCGTAAGACCTCGATTGAGCGTTATCGCAATATTGGTATTGTGGCTCACGTGGACGCGGGTAAAACCACGACCACAGAGCGTGTTCTGTTTTATACAGGACTGTCTCACAAAATCGGTGAAGTGCACGATGGTGCTGCTACCATGGACTGGATGGAGCAAGAGCAGGAGCGTGGTATTACTATCACGTCTGCTGCAACGACTTGTTTCTGGTCTGGTATGGAGCAACAGTTCGATCAACACAGGATCAACATCATCGACACCCCTGGACACGTTGACTTTACTATCGAAGTAGAGCGTTCATTGCGTGTACTAGACGGTGCAGTTGTTGTTTTCTGTGGGTCTTCTGGGGTAGAACCTCAATCAGAGACAGTCTGGCGACAGGCTGACAAATATCAAGTGCCACGCCTTGTGTTCGTTAATAAGATGGACCGGGCTGGCGCTGATTTTGAACGTGTTGTGGGTCAAATCCGCAAGCGTTTAGGCGCAAACTGTGTTCCGATTCAAATCAACATGGGCGCTGAAGAGAATTTCCATGGCGTCATCGACCTTGTGAAGATGAAAGCCATCAACTGGAATGAAGAAGACATGGGTATGACATTTACCTATGAAGACATTCCGGCTGAATATTTAGATACCGCTGAGCAGTACCGTACCGAAATGATCGAAGCGGCTGCAGAAGCATCTGATGAGCTAATGAATAAATACTTGGAAGGTGAAGAGCTTTCTGAGGAAGAAATTCGTTCAGGCCTTCGTCAGCGTACGCTGAACAACGAAATTGTTCTTGCCACCTGTGGCAGTGCCTTCAAAAACAAAGGTGTTCAGGCAGTACTAGACTCTGTTATTCATTATCTTCCGTCTCCAACAGAAGTTAAGGCCATCACTGGTGTACTTGACGACAAAGACGAGACAGAAGCAGAGCGTCATTCAAGTGACGATGAGCCGTTCTCAGCGCTAGCATTTAAAATAGCGACCGACCCATTTGTGGGTACGCTAACCTTCTTCCGTTGTTACTCTGGTGTAGTAAACACGGGTGATACGGTTTACAACCCTGTTAAGGGCAAGCGTGAGCGCTTTGGTCGTATTGTGCAAATGCACGCGAAAGACCGTGAAGAAATTAAAGAAGTACGCGCAGGTGACATCGCTGCGGCCATTGGCCTTAAAGATGTAACAACCGGTGATACGCTTTGTGACCCTAACCATGTTATTACGCTAGAGCGTATGGAGTTCCCAGAGCCGGTAATTTCAATTGCGGTTGAGCCTAAGTCGCAAGCTGACCAAGAGAAAATGGGCATAGCCCTAAGCAAGCTTGCAGCTGAAGATCCGTCATTCAAAGTGAAAACTGACGACGAGACAGGCCAGACGATTATCTCAGGTATGGGTGAACTTCACCTTGATATCATTGTCGACCGCATGAAGCGCGAATTTAAAGTTGAATGTAACGTAGGTAACCCTCAGGTTGCTTATCGTGAAACCCTTCGTAAATCTGTTGAAGTTGAAGGGAAGTTCGTTCGTCAGTCAGGCGGCCGCGGCCAATTTGGTCATGTATGGCTGCGCATTGAGCCTCAAGAAGAAGGTTCAGGCTACGAATTTGTGAACGAAATCGTCGGTGGTGTGGTACCAAAAGAGTTCATTCCAGCGGTCGATAAAGGAATTCAGGAGCAGATGCGAAGTGGTGTTCTTGCAGGGTATCCAGTACTTGATGTAAAGGTTACGCTGTTTGACGGTTCATACCACGATGTTGACTCTTCTGAAATGGCGTTTAAGATCGCCGGCTCTATGGGTTTCAAAAAAGGCGCCGCAGAAGCAAATCCGGTGTTACTTGAACCCACAATGAAAGTTGAAGTGACTACTCCAGAAGACTGGATGGGTGATGTAGTTGGTGACATTAATCGTCGCCGCGGCATGATCGAAGGTATGGAAGATGGCGTCGCAGGTGTTAAAATAATACGTGCTAAAGTGCCGCTTTCAGAAATGTTTGGCTACGCAACTGACTTGCGTTCACAAACACAAGGTCGTGCTTCATACTCAATGGAGTTCTTCAATTATTCTGAGGCGCCGAACAATGTGGCGCAGGCTATTATTGAATCTAGAATTTAA
- a CDS encoding Fe2+-dependent dioxygenase, which translates to MLVRIENFLTKQEVTDAVSLLEKADWVDGAVTAGHLALHAKKNLQLPEDSPTARQLGDFILSLMGQSQHILAAGLPNKIYPPMFNCYQSEGEFGDHIDNTIRRVAGTAVKVRTDISMTVFLSEPEEYEGGELVIQDTYGEQRVKFAAGDMVMYPSTSLHRVTPVTKGRRLASFFWMQSLVRSAEQRRILYDLDMSIQALSAETPNNAEIVRLSGVYHNLLRQWSET; encoded by the coding sequence ATGCTGGTTAGAATTGAGAACTTCCTTACCAAACAAGAAGTCACCGATGCGGTGTCGCTTCTTGAGAAAGCCGATTGGGTTGATGGCGCTGTAACAGCGGGGCATTTAGCGTTACATGCCAAGAAAAACCTGCAGTTGCCTGAAGATTCTCCCACGGCACGCCAGCTAGGGGATTTCATTTTGAGCTTAATGGGTCAGTCGCAGCACATATTAGCGGCAGGGCTACCTAATAAAATATACCCTCCCATGTTCAACTGCTATCAGAGCGAAGGAGAATTTGGCGATCATATCGATAATACCATTAGGCGGGTGGCAGGAACTGCTGTAAAGGTTCGTACGGATATCTCAATGACGGTTTTTCTCAGTGAGCCCGAAGAATACGAAGGGGGAGAGCTCGTGATCCAAGATACTTATGGAGAGCAGCGTGTGAAATTCGCGGCGGGCGATATGGTAATGTACCCATCAACCAGTTTACATAGAGTGACACCTGTTACAAAGGGCCGTCGACTCGCATCGTTTTTTTGGATGCAAAGTTTAGTGAGAAGTGCTGAACAACGCCGTATTCTGTACGACTTAGATATGAGTATTCAGGCACTTAGCGCCGAGACGCCTAATAACGCTGAAATTGTAAGGCTTTCGGGTGTGTATCACAATCTGTTAAGACAGTGGAGTGAAACCTAA